From a region of the Latilactobacillus sakei genome:
- the hflX gene encoding GTPase HflX yields MQETTIAQKRVLITGVSNRQTNFDYTMRELGELARADNLEVVGEVRQNIDQASHRTYFGKGKVQEIKAEAAQADADIIIVNDELSPSQIRNLEKELEMSILDRTQLILEIFASRAKTKEAQLQVAIAEAKYQLPRLHPSENKLDQQGGGGSTNRGAGETQLELDRRLIEKRITKLKGELAQIDQQQEVQRRQRTKNAVPVVALVGYTNAGKSTTMNRILQRLNPDTPEKQVFEKDMLFATLDTSVREIVLPNKQKFLLSDTVGFVTKLPHHLVQAFKSTLAEAAGADLLIHVVDYSDPNYLDMMKTTQETLDSLGVKDIPVIEAYNKADLKPDTRYPEVDGTQIVYSARDEVAIDALIALINKQLFEQYPTLNFLIPFTEGQAVAYLSERANILEQSYEEEGTKIRAQISPDLLGAVQKYIQE; encoded by the coding sequence ATGCAAGAAACAACCATCGCACAAAAACGAGTATTAATCACTGGCGTTAGCAATCGCCAAACCAATTTTGACTATACTATGCGTGAATTAGGTGAATTAGCCCGCGCTGATAACTTAGAAGTCGTTGGCGAAGTACGTCAAAATATCGACCAAGCCAGTCACCGGACTTATTTCGGCAAAGGTAAGGTTCAAGAAATCAAGGCTGAAGCCGCTCAAGCTGACGCTGACATCATCATCGTCAATGATGAACTATCCCCATCGCAAATTCGTAATCTCGAAAAAGAATTAGAGATGAGCATCCTTGACCGAACACAATTGATTCTAGAAATCTTTGCTAGTCGTGCCAAGACTAAAGAAGCACAATTGCAAGTTGCAATTGCCGAAGCGAAATATCAATTACCCCGATTACATCCTTCAGAAAATAAACTAGATCAACAAGGCGGCGGGGGCTCAACTAACCGTGGGGCCGGTGAAACGCAACTCGAATTAGATCGTCGTTTAATTGAGAAACGAATTACTAAGTTAAAGGGTGAATTAGCCCAAATCGATCAACAACAAGAGGTTCAACGCCGGCAACGGACTAAAAATGCCGTCCCCGTTGTGGCCCTCGTTGGTTATACTAACGCTGGTAAATCAACAACGATGAACCGTATTTTACAACGTTTGAATCCAGATACACCCGAAAAGCAAGTTTTTGAAAAGGATATGCTATTTGCAACCCTTGATACAAGCGTTCGTGAAATCGTCCTCCCCAATAAACAAAAATTCTTATTAAGTGATACCGTTGGTTTCGTAACTAAGTTGCCACATCACTTAGTACAAGCTTTTAAATCAACCCTAGCTGAAGCTGCAGGCGCTGATCTCTTGATTCATGTTGTCGATTATTCAGATCCTAACTACCTCGACATGATGAAAACAACGCAAGAAACCCTTGATTCCTTAGGGGTTAAGGATATTCCGGTTATTGAAGCATACAATAAAGCTGACTTAAAACCAGACACCCGCTATCCTGAAGTCGATGGTACCCAAATCGTTTACTCGGCGCGTGATGAAGTTGCCATCGATGCCTTGATTGCCTTAATCAACAAGCAGCTCTTCGAACAATACCCAACACTTAATTTCCTTATTCCATTTACAGAAGGCCAAGCAGTCGCTTACTTAAGTGAGCGCGCCAATATTTTGGAACAAAGTTATGAAGAAGAAGGTACCAAAATCCGAGCACAAATCAGTCCCGATTTATTAGGCGCTGTTCAAAAATATATTCAAGAATAG
- a CDS encoding 1,3-propanediol dehydrogenase has translation MKTNFDFLMPSVNFFGPGVIEKIGERTKMLNITKPLIVTDTFLEGVPNGPVAQTLASLDQAGIQYSIFNGVEPNPKVRNIQAGKAQYLAESCDGLITVGGGSAHDCGKGIGILLTNGDDITKLAGIETLENALPPLLAVNTTAGTGSELTRHCVITNEETHLKFVVVSWRNIPLVSFNDPMLMLDVPAKLTAATGMDAFVQAIEPYVSTNRNAITDGQCLQAIKLIEESLREAVANGHNIEARTKMCEAEMLAGMAFNNADLGYVHAMAHQLGGQYDAPHGVCCALLLPIVEEFNIVACPDRFADLARAMGEKTDGLSTRDAAELAIKGMRQMAADVGIPTSIKAIGANPADFEMMAENALKDGNAFSNPRKATKAEIVALFQKAYDAE, from the coding sequence ATGAAAACAAACTTTGATTTTTTAATGCCTAGCGTTAACTTCTTTGGCCCAGGCGTCATTGAAAAAATTGGCGAGCGGACAAAAATGTTAAATATTACTAAGCCTTTAATTGTAACTGATACTTTTTTAGAAGGTGTTCCCAATGGTCCAGTTGCGCAAACACTTGCTTCATTAGACCAAGCTGGGATTCAATATAGTATCTTCAACGGTGTTGAACCTAATCCTAAAGTCCGTAATATTCAAGCTGGCAAAGCCCAATACCTCGCAGAATCTTGTGACGGTCTGATCACTGTCGGTGGTGGTTCCGCTCATGATTGTGGTAAAGGGATTGGCATCTTACTGACTAACGGCGATGATATTACCAAATTAGCCGGTATTGAAACTTTGGAAAACGCCCTACCACCACTATTAGCCGTCAACACAACCGCCGGTACAGGCTCAGAGTTAACCCGTCACTGCGTTATTACAAATGAAGAAACGCATCTTAAATTTGTTGTCGTTTCTTGGCGGAACATTCCCCTTGTTTCATTTAATGATCCGATGTTGATGTTAGATGTGCCAGCTAAATTAACAGCGGCAACTGGGATGGATGCTTTTGTCCAAGCCATTGAACCCTATGTCTCAACCAACCGCAATGCAATTACTGACGGTCAATGCCTCCAAGCAATTAAGTTAATTGAAGAAAGCTTACGTGAAGCTGTTGCCAACGGCCATAACATCGAAGCACGGACAAAAATGTGCGAAGCCGAAATGTTAGCCGGTATGGCTTTCAACAACGCCGACCTCGGTTACGTGCACGCCATGGCCCATCAACTAGGCGGTCAATACGATGCCCCACACGGTGTCTGCTGTGCGCTCTTATTACCAATCGTTGAAGAATTCAACATTGTCGCTTGTCCCGACCGTTTCGCAGACCTTGCCCGAGCAATGGGTGAAAAGACAGATGGCCTTTCAACAAGAGACGCCGCTGAACTTGCGATTAAGGGTATGCGTCAAATGGCAGCTGATGTTGGCATTCCAACTAGCATCAAAGCCATCGGTGCTAACCCAGCCGACTTCGAAATGATGGCCGAAAATGCTTTGAAAGACGGCAATGCCTTTTCAAACCCACGCAAGGCAACTAAAGCCGAAATCGTCGCCCTCTTCCAAAAGGCGTATGACGCTGAATAA